Proteins from a genomic interval of Rosa chinensis cultivar Old Blush chromosome 2, RchiOBHm-V2, whole genome shotgun sequence:
- the LOC112183369 gene encoding probable serine/threonine-protein kinase CST, producing MVIVGEFVGGAALGAAFGLLFDVVKKAVDKPSTFRSLFENIKFSLKFLKPMIEKIGQHNVELGLPDEEIKYIIREMEEGVKLVQKSSKISKWNCMKFYYTDQLIELDGSLKRLLDILIVQGLRDGKETLILARKHQDQLIESARDAKETLVLAQKNNDQLIESAKDGKETLVLARQNADQLIDSSRDGKETLDLARQNNVQLIESARDGKETLVLAKNIKRFLKRIECLVRCTYKGNSRYHSGSRVSKASRSSGRGRILETSNLRVYHFAELKDATQNFRQGEFGCGGFGSMYKGWMDEKTLAPSKVGTGMAVAVKTFYSESIESIKQWQLELNFLGRVSHPNLVKLLGYCCEKKEMFLIYEFVPNGSLHSHLFNSISVEEPLSWDIRLKIAIGAARGLNLLHSIQITHRDVKPSNILLDEDYNTKLSDFSLAKWGSADGELDVSTGVCGSIGYIDPEYLRTGHVCVKSDVYSFGVLLLEILTGLKSFDLSRSEEEFSLARWAIPLLCDEAKLQTIMDEQIKGQYSSQEALQSAQLALKCLETDPESRPSMKEVVEQLENIQALKGKPDQSKLTTMQYSSNS from the exons ATGGTTATAGTAGGGGAGTTTGTAGGGGGTGCAGCTCTTGGTGCAGCATTTGGGCTGTTGTTTGATGTTGTGaagaaagcagttgacaagCCTAGTACCTTTAGATCCCTCTTTGAGAACATTAAATTTTCGCTAAAGTTTTTAAAACCAATGATCGAAAAGATAGGACAACATAACGTGGAATTGGGTCTCCCAGATGAAGAAATAAAGTATATTATAAGAGAAATGGAGGAGGGCGTAAAGCTTGTCCAGAAGTCATCAAAGATCAGTAAGTGGAACTGCATGAAGTTTTATTACACGGATCAACTTATTGAACTAGATGGGTCTCTTAAAAGACTGTTAGATATATTGATAGTGCAAGGATTAAGAGATGGGAAGGAGACCTTGATTTTGGCAAGAAAACACCAAGACCAACTTATTGAATCGGCAAGAGATGCAAAGGAGACCTTGGTTTTGGCACAAAAGAACAATGACCAGCTTATTGAATCAGCAAAGGATGGGAAAGAGACCTTAGTTCTGGCAAGACAAAATGCGGACCAACTTATTGATTCGTCAAGAGATGGGAAGGAGACCTTGGATTTGGCAAGACAAAACAATGTCCAGCTTATTGAATCAGCAAGGGATGGAAAGGAGACCCTGGTTTTGGCCAAGAACATTAAAAGGTTTCTCAAACGAATTGAATGTTTGGTGCGTTGTACTTATAAAG GAAATTCCAGATATCACAGTGGGAGCAGAGTTTCAAAAGCAAGCAGAAGCTCAGGAAGAGGTCGAATTTTGGAGACATCCAACTTAAGAGTTTACCATTTTGCCGAGTTGAAGGATGCTACTCAGAATTTCAGGCAAGGTGAGTTTGGTTGTGGAGGCTTTGGGAGTATGTACAAGGGTTGGATGGATGAAAAGACGCTTGCACCTTCTAAGGTTGGCACTGGAATGGCCGTTGCTGTCAAGACATTTTACTCAGAAAGTATCGAAAGCATTAAACAGTGGCAG CTGGAGCTGAACTTCCTAGGAAGGGTTTCTCATCCGAACCTTGTCAAGCTATTGGGATACTGTTGTGAGAAAAAGGAGATGTTCTTAATTTATGAATTTGTTCCGAATGGAAGCTTACATAGTCATCTTTTTAACA GCATTTCTGTCGAGGAACCACTTTCTTGGGACATCAGACTCAAAATAGCTATTGGAGCTGCTCGGGGATTAAATTTATTGCACAGTATACAAATCACACACAGAGATGTCAAACCCTCAAATATATTGCTCGATGAG GATTACAATACAAAACTATCAGATTTTTCCTTGGCAAAATGGGGGTCAGCTGATGGAGAGTTAGATGTGTCTACAGGGGTTTGTGGCTCAATAGGATATATCGATCCAGAATACCTGAGAACAG GTCATGTGTGTGTGAAGAGCGATGTGTATAGCTTCGGTGTTTTGCTGCTTGAGATTCTGACAGGATTAAAGTCCTTCGATTTAAGCCGATCTGAGGAAGAATTTAGTCTGGCTAGGTGGGCTATACCACTTTTGTGTGATGAAGCAAAGTTGCAAACCATCATGGATGAGCAGATTAAGGGCCAATATTCCTCCCAGGAAGCATTGCAGAGTGCACAGCTTGCTCTAAAATGTTTAGAAACAGATCCTGAAAGCCGACCTTCCATGAAAGAAGTTGTGGAGCAATTGGAAAACATTCAGGCATTGAAGGGAAAACCAGACCAGTCCAAGCTTACTACTATGCAGTATTCTTCTAATTCTTAA